The genomic region GGTCGAGGTCTTGCCCAAGTTTTACGAGGCTGGAGTTGACTATTACCATCCAAACCTGGAGGTCTGGGACGAGAGGTTGTTCTCCCTAATTTCCCCAGGTAAAAGTCAGAATGTGGGAAGGGATGAGTGGATAAGGAGGACAGTTGAGGCAGTGAGGGTGTTCGGCGTTGGAAACGTGAGTCCAAACTTCGTCGCTGGGATAGAGATGGCCTACTCCCCAGACTTCCCCTATGGTTTCAGGAGGATTGAGGACGCGGTCAAGTCCACTGCGGAGGGAATAGAGTACCTGATGTCGAGGGACGTGACCCCGAAGTTTGACACGTGGGGACTTGAACCCAGATCGTGGTTTGGGATTCACGGAGTGTCACTGCCTCCGCTTGAGTATTACCTCGAACTTTACAGGGTCTACAGGGATTTAAGGAGGGAGTATGGGATGCCATGGCCCAGGGGACTGGGTGATCCTGGACCTGGAGTATCCAAGGTACCGGCCTCAGGGTTCATGGACCTAGAGGGGTGAGGGAGGAGCCACTCACGAGTTTGTTCCTCGAGAAGTAAGAAAAAGGTTCATATCACTTACTCAATGGACTCATAATCAGCCTCTCGATCCCAATAACTTCTTTCGACCATCCTTAGGTCTCACATGGAACATGATAACTCAGGATCCCTGAGCACTCAGCACCCCTAAGTCAAGGGTTAGGAATCGTAAACTCATCACGCGTAGTATTCACATCGCGAGATTTTACCCCTAGAAGGCTATCAAGACCCTAAGGAGTGGATACAGACTGATTACGAAAAAGTTGGAAACCTGTATCTTCATTCTCGTATCGTCACAAAGACTTCATTTTTGCCACACGACGAGGGGTATCTCAATCTCTTCCCTAGTCATTCCACCGTGGGATCCCCTGTAACCCATCTCCTCCTCGTCTCTCCAGTAGGAGTATAGCCTGTTATCCTGTGGTACACCTGCGTAATCAGGAACGTTCTCTCCCCCTGTTAGCTCCTTTAGCTTTTCCCTGTTCAGCGTGATTAGGCCATACTTCGAAAGGTATTCACTAGGATCCCTTCTTGACATCAACATCAGGTTCCTGTGATCCCCAAAGGGCGGTAGATCCACGTGGTCAAGTATGTCGTTACCTATCATCACGTTACCCTCTATGGGCACGTGGCCGTGATCGGCAGTCATCACGACACTATACTTCTCTGAGAGATCCCTTCCGAAGGTCTCTACAAGTCTGTACACCTCCATTGCGGTCCTCATGGTGTTTTCAGAGTAGGGCCCAAAGTGATGACTCACTGAGTCTACGAAGGGGAGATAGATGAACATGAACCTTGGATTCTTCCTCTCAGCTATTTCCTTCGCCTGCGTGAACGCGTCCCATGGTGAGTAGTAAGCTGTTACGTTGCCCACCAATGACTTAAACAGGGTAGAAGAGGGCCTTCCAGCAGGTGCCAGTATCACGGAATCCCTTGGGAGATAGGGTTCTGCTTGCACCAGATTCCTTAACTCAACGTCTTGATTTCCAAGGAGGTTATCTATCCTCCCCTCTCTCCTGTTCAGAACTCTCCATCCCATAATCCCGTGAATGCCTGGTGGGGTCGCAGTCAATAACGTCGTTAGAACGGTGACTGTTATCGTGGGAAAGACTGAATGTATTTTCTCTGCCCTTATTCCAACCTTCTCTGCCAGGGAGTAACCCAGCCCATCCACAAGGACGAGGGCTATCCTGTCCTTATCGAGGTCGGAGATGCCCACGGGAGACCTCCCGTAGAGCGCATTCCTTATTTCAAGGGCTAGGGTGTAGACGCTTCGATTAAGGTTAGGCTCGACGTTCATATGCGTGAATAAAATCAGTCTTAAAAAGAATTTTCTAAATAGCATCAGTAAACTATATAGAAATATAGAGTCTAGATAGATGAAGTTGATCCAGTTCACGTATGGCGCTATCGCGTAACGTGAGAACTAACCATACTACTTTACGTAACAACGACTATATACTCTCCGTAAACTAAATAGACCTACAAGTTCTAAATATTTTATGTAGATCACTCTTTTTTCTATAAGTTAACGAGAGATGATATGAACCCTACAAACCCTTTAAGGGATTACGAGGAAAAGAAGCTCGGAATTTTTCATCTTAAGACTACCCTTCTCGCAGGGGCGGGACAGATAGTTGATGGTTACGATCTAACCGCAGCTGCTCTGGTGCTCTCCCTCGTGGAGGCCTCGTTCACGGGTTACAATCTTGCAGAGGTTTCTCTCATTCTTTTCCTTAGTATAACCCTTGGAAACTTAGTTGGAGGACTAGTTTTTGGGTATCTGGTTAAGCATGGAAGGAAAAGGTTTTACGGGATAGATGCCACTCTCATGACACTCGGGGCCCTCCTCCAGGCATTCGTTCAAGACCCCTATCAGCTGGCGATTCTGAGGTTCCTCCTAGGGGTAGGAATAGGTGCAGATTACGTTCTATCTCCTCTGATTAACGCGGAGTATGCCAACAGAAAGGATAGGGGTAAGCTCCTGGCACTGTCGGGCGGTTTCATGTGGAACGTTGGGGCCCTAGTTTCGGTCGTGGTTACCTTAGCCGTGTCACAGGCCGTTCCGCAGGACATGTTGTGGAGAATAGTCCTAGCCTCAGGTGCAATTCCGGCCATAGCTGTCATATACGGGAGGAGGAAGTTCCCTGAGACACCGCAATACCTCGCTTTCGTAAAGGGAGATTCCAAGGAACTTGAGGAGAAGTACAACCTATATGCTAGCAATCTCAGCCTAGGAAAGGTGGCCATCAAGGCCTTCCTCCCAACCTTGATATTTGCCTCAGTGACATGGTATCTCTTCGACGTTTCTGCGTATTCAGGAGTTTTCTTTGGACCAAGTGTTATAGCCAAGGATCTAGGTATTAATGGCCTCCTGTTCGAGCTAATTATCCTAGGAGGCTTCGCAGTTCCGTGGAACCTGGTGAGTGCAGGCCTAAACGACAGACTTGGAAGGAGAGCCCTGCAGGCAATAGGTTTCGCAGGAATGGGAACGTTCACTCTCCTCTTTGCTTTCCTCTTCGGCAGAACTCAGGCATTAGAGTCGCTTCTCCTCTACGGTTTTAGCACGGTCTTTTCTCAGCTGGGACCTGGTACTGTGGTCGGATTCTGGGGAGTTGAACTATTCCCAGCTGAGATAAGGGGTATAACCCAGGGGGTCACGGTCATGTCCGGAAGGCTCGGGGTGCTAACAACAACCTTCCTATTCCCGCTTATCATTTCCAGTTACGGGATAGTTACCACGATGATGATTTTAGCAGGTCTATCCTTCGTGGCGGTGTTTGCGACCCTGCTATTGCCTGAACCCAACCAGGTTAGCCTCGCAGAGAGGGAGCTTCAGCTTAGGGGTTTGCCCAACCTGGAGGAGAAGTAAGTCTGATGAGTGATTTTTAACCTCACGTTATCTCCACGCTATCACGAGGACCTCTTCACCACTAGTCTGGCCATGGCGCAGAACCTTACCTAAATGGTATCGCTGGTATCACTCCAATTGCCACGAGTACTAAGTCAATCATCGTAAATGAAAAAACTGCGATCATGACCTCTAGGTCGAAACGCGAAATCTTCACTTCACCTAGTCTTCTCCTTCTCTTTCCGAAAGCCCTCGTCTCAAGTGATAATCCTGTTATCCTAGCCCTCCTGAACAGGAAGATGGCCACCGGGATCACGGATCTGTACACTGTCTTCACGCCGTTCAGGATACCTTCTCCCCTCAGCTGTTGTAGCCTGTAGGACTCATCCATCGTCGAGAACACCCTTGGAACGAAGGCCATCCCTACCATGATCGAGAGCGTGAGCGACTCTGGGAGTCCTAACCTTTCAAGAGTTCTCATCACGTCTGTGGGAGTTGTAGTAACCAGGAGAAGCGATGACGCGAGGAGCATGGCCCAAACCCTCATGGCTGTCTGAAATCCGTACTCAAGGGCCTGGACGCTTAACTCTGGGACGTATCCAAGGTACTGAAAATAACTTGGAAACACCCACACCACGTTATAGGAATGGAAAATGAGCGATAGCACAGACGGTGAAGTGAAGACCGCGAAACCCCAGGCCATACCCACGACTTGAGTGAAGCTGAACCCCGCGACTTTCCTGACTAGTTTCAGGGGGTAGAAGAGGGGCAGTAATGCTAGCCCCTCCAGGGCACCAACCCAACAGATCGACGAAGAGGCAGTCAAGGTTATCCCCACCAGGATGACTAGCTTCGTCATGGGGCTAAGCCTGTGAAGTGGAGTGTTACCGGGGATGTACGAGGTAAGTCCTTGAAATCCGGAGAAACCCAAAACCTTGAACAGGAAATAGATTGGAGTGAAGGTTCCGAAGATGACGAGTCCCCAGCTAACCACTTGCTCCACTATTGATATCATGAATCTCACCCAATCCCACTTTCCTGACTTCCCCATTCTCCAGCAGGAGTACCTCATCGGCGAAGGCCTCAGCGAAGCGTGGATCGTGAGTGGTTAGGAGAATTGTCCTCTCCAAGGCTCTCAACTCTTCCCCTATCTGTATCCTGCTTTCTACGTCCTGTCCCGTGGTCGGCTCGTCAAGGAGTATGATCTCAACTCCCCTGCCCATGAGACAGGCAATCGCCAATCTTCTCGCCTGTCCCGTGGAGAGCATGAATGGATCCTCATCCTTAAACCTCTCCAGGCCAAAGCGTCTTAGGAGAGGTTCAGGATCTCCTCCATGAAGACATGACTCAAGTTCCTTTGCGACAGTGCTCCTGGAAAATATTAACTGAATGTCCTGAGGTAGATATCCTATGATCCTCCCCCTCTTACTAGGGGGGAGCCTTAACACGTCAACTCCGTTCACCTGAACACGACCCTCCAAGTTGAAATTCCTAGGAAGAAGACCTGCAATCCCCCTCAGCAAGGTCGTCTTCCCTGATCCGTTCCTTCCCAGTAGTGTTGTGGTTCCAGGGCCTAGTTTCAGTTTCGTGTTCAGGATAACCCTTTCCCCATCCCTTACCAAGATCTCAGCAGAGAGCTTGATCCTATCCTCAACCCGTGAAGCTGGGCGAGGAGGATATTCTATCCTGACCTCTTGCTCCATAGGGGTTCCATCCACCAGGTTAATCACCCTCGTGGCGATTGACCTAAACACAGGTTTGTGCTCAGCCACTATCGTGGTAATCCCAAGTTCACGTATGTACCGCAGGATTAGTTTCGTCTCCCAGGGATCGAGATTAGAGGTGGGCTCATCGAGAACAAGTAGCTCAGGTTTCATCGCGAGAATGCTGGCCAAGACAACAACCTGCTTCTCCCCAAGCGAGAGTTTACGGGTCTCCCTGTGTAGTAGATGAGATATCTTCAGGACCTCCGCGATTTCCTTTACCCTGATCCCCACTTCCTCAGGCGGATATCCCAGGTTCTCAAGCCCAAAACCTATCTCGTCCTCTACATACTCGTTGATCAGTTGAGCGTCAGGATCCTGAAACAGGGTACCAATCACTATTGGAGGGTCGTCTCCAGGTCTGATCCCTTTTCCCTCAATCCTTATTTCTCCCTTAATCTCGGCCTCAATTACCCTGGGTATGATACCGTTAAGCAGGTTCAGAAGCGTTGATTTACCCGATCCAGTCCTTCCTGTCACAAGGACTATCTCTCCCCTCCTAACCTCTAGCCTGGGAATTCTGAGGGCGGGTCCATCCCTTCCCGGATAGGTCACCTCAACCCCTGAGAGCTCTAGCACTACGTTACCACCCTGCTCACCCTGCCCGCGAGAAGAGCAGAGACCGCTCCGATGAACACGTCTCCAGGGATATAGGTTATGAAAAGGTAGAAGACCCTAGCCTGATCTGGGACGAAGCCAAAGATCTCAGGGGCCAGGAAACCGTACGTGAAAAAGGGATGCACAAAGGAGAAGGCCAGGCCCAGTACACCCCCCTCAAATAAGGCCAGAGAGACCCCCTTAGCTCCCCTTCCAAATATCTTTCCCCTCGTCAGAAATATTACAACATCAGCCATTAGGCCATACGTTAGCACGTCCTCAATTAGCCAGAGAGGCTCGCCCGTGAATCCGAAGTGAAGAAGATCCCCAATGATATCGAAGACGGCCATCGTCGCCATCCCAGATCCTACCTTCCTCACGACGCCTATTGTGAGAAAGAAGACCAAGATCCTAAACCAGACCGGTGGGTTCACTATGGGGTAAATCCCTGAGGGCAGAAATATGGCGTCTCCGAGAATGTGATCCGCCACAGCAGTCATTGCTCCCCCAACACCTATTACCGCGATGTCGACAGAGCTGAACCTGGGCCTTGACTTTCTCAGGATCACTATAGCCACAACCAATGCCACCAGGAAGTAACCCAACACTATGGGGAGCGGAGTTACTCCAGGTTCGAGACTCATTTCCTCCTCACCGCAATTATCCCTAGGATTACCACTATCACCACTGCGATCACGGCTAGCACGTAGTAGATATTTAAGGTGTTACTTGCGTTGGAGCCTTGCACAGATACTGGGATCATGGAAATTGTGTTGGAACCGTAATTCATGACGTAGATTGAGTGGTCCATGGGATCGTAAACTATCCCATTGGGTGAGTTCCCAACCGTGATCAAACTCACTCCCCCCGTCTTAAGGTTCATGACCGCAACAACGTTGTTCTTATGTGCAACCGAGAGGTAAAGTGAATCGTTGGTGGGAACGTAAACCATGCATGAGTAGCCATTTACTCCGAAGGTTGGGATGTTGAACACTTGAAGGACCTTCCCCGTTGTTGCGTTCAGGATCTCAACCTGTTGCGCGTAAGTTGCAACCGCAAGCTCGTCCGGAGGGATGAAGGCCATGGCGTCAACTGTCGTGGCGTTCAATGTGAAGTTGTAAATCGCCTTTAGGGTGCTCAGGGAGATTCCGTAAACCAGGTTCGTGTCGTATCCTCCTACGTATAAAGTGTTAGTCTGATTGTCATATGCCAATGCCTGCGGTCCGTTCATAACCGTAATTGAGGTGAGGTTCCCCGAAGGGGACACCAGATATATCTTATTCCCGTAGGAGGCAGTGACCACGACGTAGTTGCCTGCACTGATTATAGCGGGGAATTTACCTACTTCAGGTATATTGAAAGTTTTGACGACGTTACCGTTCCACTGGACAAGGGAACCCTTTTGATATATAATGTAGAAGTCTCCATCTAGGTAGGCTATCCTGAAGGGGACTGCACCCGAGTAAGACGGGAGCGTGTAGTTCATGGTCACCGTGTTCCCCTGAATCACCTGGAGCAAGTTGCTTGACTGGGCTATCACGTAAACTTTCCCGTTTACGTACACACCGTAACTAGGTCCTGAAGCAGATGGAATTTGACTAATCTGTGTCGCGCTAACGGCCAAGAGTATGAGCAAAATAAGGTTAACTAGAAATATTTTCATACGTAAATAGTTGCCGAAAGGATAATAAGTATTTCGTTTTTTAAGTGTTAAATTGAAAATAGTGTTGCCTAGGAGGTTAAGTTGCGATACACCTTCGACCTCATGTTGGGGGAAACTAGGAACCAGATCCAAGGTGAGTTTGGTACAGCTTTGATAATAAGGGAAGATTAAGGTAACAAAAGGCTTTAGTGGAGCCCAACTTTTCTAGGTGACGCTCCATAGAAAACGAGAGCTGATTTTCAATTGCTAATAGATCCTTTAGGTAAAATATTTTAATGAGGGGATAATATTCAATGTAATGGGTAAAACTTTTCTAGCTCAATTGACCCTATACCTCTTTATTTTTTCAGTTGTAACCCCGGCTTTAATCAGTGTTGCGAACACTGGTACCCTTGTCCATGAAACACTATCAACTAGATTACCGAGTTTCAAGGAGACCAACCTTTCTGGTAATACTCCCGTGATCGCCTCAATATACATCCCCTTGAGGAACTTAAACCTTCTCTATTACTACGCGGAGCAGGTATCAAACCCCGGGTCGCCCCTTTACCACAAGTTCCTATCGCCCTCCCAGGTGAAGAATCTATTCTATCCTAGCGCGGAGTTTTCCAGTGTCATGAATTACCTAGCCAGTCACCATGTTCACGTAATGTTTACGGCCGCAGATTCTGTTATAGTGGTTCAGGGAACCGCATCACAACTCTCACAGGTGTTGGGTATCCATTATGTTCTCATGAGCAACGGAACAACTTACTACTACACGGCAATGGGAACCCCAAAGGTGCCTGGAATAGTTATATCAAGTAATGTCTCAGCCCTTTTCTTCTCTCATCCATCAACTCTTTTCACTCAGAGCGACGTTAACAAGCTTAGGGAGACAGTTAATCAACCAAATTTAACTGCGCCCATAGAGGCGTATAAACTAACTGAGTTGAGAGGAGTCTACAATGTTTCCTCCCTGATCAGCAAGGGAGTGAATGGTACCAACTACACTGTTGGAATCTTAGATTTTTACGGTGATCCATACATCCAGCAACAGTTAGCATATTTCGACAAGATATACAACGTTCCAGCTCCTCCTAACTTCTCGATTATACCCATTGGTCCCTACGATCCCAACCTAGGCATTACCCAGGGGTGGGCGGGTGAGATAAGCTTAGATGTGGAGTCGGCCCATGCCATGGCACCAGGTGCAAATATTGTGCTTTACATAGCTAATGGGAATTTGCCCCTTTCCTCCGTCATTGCCGAGATAGTGTCCCAGGACAAAGTGGATACGCTTTCCCAGAGCTTTTCGATACCTGACGAGTTCATACCTGAGTTTTCGGGTTCGCTGTTTTATCAGTGCGTCGTTCTCACTGATCAATACTATGCCATGGGTAATGCCGAGGGAATAACGTTCCTAGCTTCCAGCGGAGACGGTGGGGGTAGCGGATACAGTGCAGGTCCCCTAGGTTCCGTGGGCTATCCAGCGAGCTCGCCCTTTGTCACGGCCATGGGTGGTACCACAACCTACATAACCTTTGGAGGATTCTCCTTCAATGTTACAGCATGGTCCAATTATGGTTTTGTGCCTCCAGGCGTGAATTACGGAGGTAGTACTGGAGGGATTAGTCAGGTCGAACCAAAGCCCTACTATCAGTGGGGGCTTACTACCCCGAAGGGTTTTCCCAACGGTAAGGAAATTCCCGATATCTCAGCCAACGCCGATGTTTACCCTGGAATCTACATTGTGTGTCCAGGGAACGTAACTGCAATCTCTGGAGGCACGAGCGAGGCCTCACCTTTAACTGCCGGGCTTCTCACCTTGGTGATGCAGTATACCCACTCCAAGCTCGGGAACATAAACCCTGATCTTTACTATCTCGCAAAAGCAGATTATCAGAAGGCCTTCTACCCTATTACCTTCGGTTATAACATACCGTGGGTTGCGTCCTACGGCTACAACCTAGTCACGGGATGGGGACAACTCAACGTTGGAGAGTTCGCCTCCCTAGTGAAGGATGTACCCAGTTCCCTATCCATCATGGTTAACGTGTCCAATACCACTATCCTTCCAGGACAGACCCTAGGTGTAAAGGCTAACGTCACCCTCAATGGGCAGGCGGTGAATAGCGGTAGCTTTTACGTTACGTTGGAAACGGTTAGTGGGAACGTCACTACGGTGAAGCTAAACGACGAGGGATCAGGTATCTGGTCAGCTAGTCTAGGTGTACCTGAGAACGATACCGGTATCACTTTTGTGACTGTGTGGGGAGAGTCCAATGGGACTAGCGGATACGGAATTGTGGAGACATATTCCGGTTACTTCGTTCAGTTCCTATTCCCAGCTCCCTATCAGGTATGCTGGACTGGCTCGGGCATAAACGTTGTGGTCAACGTTACAAGTCCCTCTGGAGGGATTGCCCCCAATACCACAGTCCTGAATCTAAACGTGTATTCGTATAACGTAACCAATAACTCCTTTACCCTCGTCAATCAAACCTCCCTAACCTTCAACCCCGTGTTTAATGCGTGGAGTGGTATGATACAGGGCAATTTCCCCGCTGGTCCTCTTCTTCTACAGGTGGTTAATGCCTACGGCTACGACGCAATCTTTAACGGGATAGGCCTCAACTCTTTCTTCATCCTTTCCCCAACCATAGCCGAGCCCGGCACCGTCTATCCAGGTCAGGACATCATTATCGAGGGAGGGCTGACTCCACCCACTAACCTAGTGTCGTCAGCTCCTAGGACGGCAAGCGACCTGATGACCGGTTCCAACGTCACCGCGGAACTTCTATATAACGGTCAAGTGATATCTAAGACTCAGGTCCTCTACACGGGGACGACCTATCTAGGTTACCTGAGAGTTCCAGAAAACGCCAGCCCCGGACTCTACACTATCCTCCTCTTCGCGTCCTACGACTCGTATACCCTGAACGAGACAATTCCTGGGTTTTACTACGGTCAGATCTACGTTGGATCCAGGGTTGTGACGCCACTAAACTTCTCTAATACCTACGTGATCCAGGGATCTACACTCTACATTTACAGCAATATAACAGCTAATGGGAAGGTTGTCAAGTATGGAATGTTCTCCGCCACCGTGTTCCCTACACTCCTTACCCAAGAGTACTCGTTGATCTCGACTGTGCTAGAGGTTCCACTGTGGTATAACTCCACTAGCGGGTTGTGGACCGGAAACGTTACCCTGCCCTCAACGTTATCCCTAGGTAACTTGACCTATCTAGGTAATTCCTACTTTGCTGAGCCCTTTAAGGTTCTAGTCACTGGAGTTTCAGCCTACGGGGGTGTCACATCTACCAACGTCTCCAATTCGAGAGAATTCTTCGTGGAACCCTACACCCTGATCACTAACGATCCGTCATATACAGCTGTCCAGACTTATGATTCAGCGTTCCAGAACGACACGCTTACCGTTAATGGGAACCTGGTGAACGATCTCTTCCTGGGGAATAATACCATAATTAATAGTCACGTAACAATTACCCTATCCAACGTTACTGGAACGCTTATACTGAGGAACACTCAGGCCACGCTGGTAAATGTGTTGGCCAATAAACTAGTCCTGATTAACAGTACTGTGAGGCTAATCGATTCCCAGGTCCAAGACCTAGTGGCCCTCTCCTCCGTGGTATCACCTATCCAAACTAGAATAACCAGCATAACTCCGGGACCTCCCATAATACAGCTGGGAATTGCCCCCTATCAGAACATCACTGGAAACGTGACAATTTCAATCACGGTACAGGGACAGGACGTGGAACAGGTCCTGGTGTATCTAGACGGACAGTTGCTAGCAAGTTTTCAAGGTAATGGAACTCACGAAGTTAACCTTGACACCCTCAAATACGCTGACGGGACGCACGAGATTAGCGTTACGGCTAATCAGGCTGACGGTCTTAACTCGACGGTAACCACGAACGTGGTATTTGAGAACCAGCTACAATCCGTGTCGCAGAAGGTTTCAAATCTCAACGAGACACTAACTCAGGGAATTTCGACGGCTCACAGTACGGCAAATGTAGGGGAGATAGTGGCAATAGTTGCCCTAATTCTGGCGATCGTGGGTATAGCCCTGGACTTTAGAAGGAGATAGCTTTTTTTTCTCTTCTTTTCACTTTTCCCTTTAGCTTGCTCCTCTTGTGATTCTATGAAGTAGAGCGAGCGAAACCGTAGACAGGGCTGTCGCCCCCATGATAAAACCCAATCCAAGGACATTACTGTACTGAAACAGCGAGGAAAAGATGAGGCTTCCTAGAACCCCTGAGACTATCTTACCAGTGTAGAGGAGGGAAGTGTTTGCGGTGGAGTATCTAGGCCCGTACAAGTCTCCCACCAGCGCTGAGTAAAGGGGGTAAGTAGTTCCTCCCATTATTCCCACCAGGGCTATCCCCGCCAGTAGGAGCAGGTTTCTTCCCAGGAACCCAATCACCACGAGGGATGTTCCTAGCAGGATACCCGCGGTCATGTAGTCTATTCCCCTTAATCTCCCGAGACGGTCGGTGAGGTACCCCATGATAGGCCTTCCCACTCCGCTGGCTATTGGAAAGTATATGGTGGCAATCGTGTATTCCACGCTGTTGAGGTACTGACCTAGTTCTCCTAGAGAGGAAGACGCAACAAGTAAGGGAAGAGAGGCTAGAACGAAGGATACGTAGATGAGCCAAAACCTGGTCTCCCTCAAAGTTTCCCCTGGAGATGAACCCCTCACGTCACTTGGGTATCTTGAGAGAAGAAAGAGCGGGAGAAGGATCAAAGAGGCGACGCCAATTGCTAACATGGAACTTCTGAAATTGTTGGAGAGCTCAATAAGGGGATTGACGAGGGCTCCCCCTAAGCCGAAGCCCATGGAAACTAGACCTGAGGCCAACCCCCTTCTTTCCGCGTACCACTTGATGGCTAGGTTCAGGGAAATCCCGTAAAGAACTCCTTCACCGATACTACCTAGGGTCCAGGTGGCGTAAAAGAGGGGGAGACTTGGTATCAACGAACTCAGGATTAGGCCGAAGGAGAAGGCAAGAACACCAAGGGAACCCATCACTCTAGGTCCCCTGAGGTCTGAAATCCTTCCACTCAACACTTGAAATGACGTCGAGGAAATCACGAACAGCGCAAAGCCGACCTCTACGGAGCTTGCAGATGCATGGAAACCCTTCACGAGCAACGGAAAGAAGGCGTTCCATGAGTACTGATACACGGAATTGAATAGCATTGCCACTAGGCCAGTGGTCAGGAAAAATCTCCTGTCCATGCCCTGAAATCGAGACATGGGATTAAATGTTGTTCAGACCTTGACCCTTTCCGCACGGTAGAACTACACTGGAAACACTATTTTTTATATATTCAGTATACATTCAATAACCATGCAAATTGCCATAGCTGCCCTGGGAACAGAGCCAAAGGATGAGCTCAAGGAGAAGGCAAGAAGGTTCGTTAGTACCATGACGAGGTGCAACAGGCAGGTCTTCATCCTAGGCGGTTACTGGGGTCTAATGGCTGTTGTTGTAGACGAGGCCGTACGTGATGGACACAAGGTTGTCACAATAATCCCTGAGGGGGCCGAGCACGTCATTACGCCAAGCGAGGTCATCAGGATTGACACGGGATGTGATCCCAGATGCAGGTCGGTTTTCATAGCCAGATCGGGAGATATCCTAGTCAGCCTTGGAGGAGAGACGGGAACCATGACCGAGATAATGATGGCATACGCCATGGGCAAATCTGTTTACGTTCTGACCGGAACCGGTCAGAACACGGATAGGTTGGCTCAGGCCTTTCCAGACAGACTCGATGAGAGGGG from Metallosphaera sedula DSM 5348 harbors:
- a CDS encoding protease pro-enzyme activation domain-containing protein, which encodes MGKTFLAQLTLYLFIFSVVTPALISVANTGTLVHETLSTRLPSFKETNLSGNTPVIASIYIPLRNLNLLYYYAEQVSNPGSPLYHKFLSPSQVKNLFYPSAEFSSVMNYLASHHVHVMFTAADSVIVVQGTASQLSQVLGIHYVLMSNGTTYYYTAMGTPKVPGIVISSNVSALFFSHPSTLFTQSDVNKLRETVNQPNLTAPIEAYKLTELRGVYNVSSLISKGVNGTNYTVGILDFYGDPYIQQQLAYFDKIYNVPAPPNFSIIPIGPYDPNLGITQGWAGEISLDVESAHAMAPGANIVLYIANGNLPLSSVIAEIVSQDKVDTLSQSFSIPDEFIPEFSGSLFYQCVVLTDQYYAMGNAEGITFLASSGDGGGSGYSAGPLGSVGYPASSPFVTAMGGTTTYITFGGFSFNVTAWSNYGFVPPGVNYGGSTGGISQVEPKPYYQWGLTTPKGFPNGKEIPDISANADVYPGIYIVCPGNVTAISGGTSEASPLTAGLLTLVMQYTHSKLGNINPDLYYLAKADYQKAFYPITFGYNIPWVASYGYNLVTGWGQLNVGEFASLVKDVPSSLSIMVNVSNTTILPGQTLGVKANVTLNGQAVNSGSFYVTLETVSGNVTTVKLNDEGSGIWSASLGVPENDTGITFVTVWGESNGTSGYGIVETYSGYFVQFLFPAPYQVCWTGSGINVVVNVTSPSGGIAPNTTVLNLNVYSYNVTNNSFTLVNQTSLTFNPVFNAWSGMIQGNFPAGPLLLQVVNAYGYDAIFNGIGLNSFFILSPTIAEPGTVYPGQDIIIEGGLTPPTNLVSSAPRTASDLMTGSNVTAELLYNGQVISKTQVLYTGTTYLGYLRVPENASPGLYTILLFASYDSYTLNETIPGFYYGQIYVGSRVVTPLNFSNTYVIQGSTLYIYSNITANGKVVKYGMFSATVFPTLLTQEYSLISTVLEVPLWYNSTSGLWTGNVTLPSTLSLGNLTYLGNSYFAEPFKVLVTGVSAYGGVTSTNVSNSREFFVEPYTLITNDPSYTAVQTYDSAFQNDTLTVNGNLVNDLFLGNNTIINSHVTITLSNVTGTLILRNTQATLVNVLANKLVLINSTVRLIDSQVQDLVALSSVVSPIQTRITSITPGPPIIQLGIAPYQNITGNVTISITVQGQDVEQVLVYLDGQLLASFQGNGTHEVNLDTLKYADGTHEISVTANQADGLNSTVTTNVVFENQLQSVSQKVSNLNETLTQGISTAHSTANVGEIVAIVALILAIVGIALDFRRR
- a CDS encoding MFS transporter, whose translation is MDRRFFLTTGLVAMLFNSVYQYSWNAFFPLLVKGFHASASSVEVGFALFVISSTSFQVLSGRISDLRGPRVMGSLGVLAFSFGLILSSLIPSLPLFYATWTLGSIGEGVLYGISLNLAIKWYAERRGLASGLVSMGFGLGGALVNPLIELSNNFRSSMLAIGVASLILLPLFLLSRYPSDVRGSSPGETLRETRFWLIYVSFVLASLPLLVASSSLGELGQYLNSVEYTIATIYFPIASGVGRPIMGYLTDRLGRLRGIDYMTAGILLGTSLVVIGFLGRNLLLLAGIALVGIMGGTTYPLYSALVGDLYGPRYSTANTSLLYTGKIVSGVLGSLIFSSLFQYSNVLGLGFIMGATALSTVSLALLHRITRGAS
- a CDS encoding SLOG cluster 4 domain-containing protein, yielding MQIAIAALGTEPKDELKEKARRFVSTMTRCNRQVFILGGYWGLMAVVVDEAVRDGHKVVTIIPEGAEHVITPSEVIRIDTGCDPRCRSVFIARSGDILVSLGGETGTMTEIMMAYAMGKSVYVLTGTGQNTDRLAQAFPDRLDERGFGEIHYFDDPELMAREICKKYYGKDV